The DNA window CGGGCAGCCAAGGCGGATGCTTAACGTCACAAGGGCAAGAGAAAGTTTCGGTTTCCAGGCGCAAACGCCCTTCAGCGAGGGATTGAAACGTACGATGGAATGGTACACGCGTCCTGAAGTCGGTTGAATTAGAGTCTTATATGTCTGCAAGCCCGACATAATTCGGCAATTTCATGGTTCTGATCAATATTTTTCTTTTCATTTCTTCACGATTCTGCGCGGATATTTAAATCTCAAAAGAATGTGATTTATTTAGAGCGGGACATAAGGCGTTGCGGTTTTTCACGACTTTTTCTTGAACACCAGCCTGATCGGGGCTCCTGCGAAACCGAAAGCGCTCCTCAGGGAATTTTCCAAGTACCTCTTGTAGTGTTTCTGTATAAGCTCCGGATGGTTTGAGAAAAGGATAAACGTGGGCGGCAAGGTCTTCGCCTGATTTACATAATTGATCTTTACCTCCGCGTTCCTCTGCCGTGATGGGTTAAGCTTCCTGTAGAAAAGCTGAAACGCCCTATTCAACTTCGCGGTATCTATCCTTTTCGTCAACTGACTGTATATCCTGAGGTCGGTCTGCAGTATCTGCCCCATGTGGACTCCGGTCTTCGCGGACGTAAAAATGATTGGAGAAAATGCAGCATGAGGAATCCTCTCCAGGGTCATCCGCCTGTATTCTTCCTCGCTCACCGTACCTTTCACAAGGTCCCACTTATTGATCACCACGCATATCCCTTTACCCTGGGCCACAACGAGGTGGGCGATGGACGCGTCCTGATGGCTAAGCCCTTCCTCCGCATCGACGATAAGGTTTACCACAGTCGCTTTTTCGATAGTCTTGAGCGCACTTGACACAGAATATTCTTCTATTTTGCCCGATACCCTGCTTTTCCTCCTCAGGCCTGCCGTATCAATAAGGGTGATCTCATTGTCTTTGAAGAGTATCGTAGTGTCGATAGCGTCCCTCGTGGTTCCTGCAACATCGCTTACGATCATACGTTCCGAGCCTAACAACCGGTTTATTATTGAGGACTTCCCTGTGTTGGGCCTTCCCATCACGGCGATCCTGATCCCCTCTTCAGCCTCACTCTCGCCTTTCAGGGCGCCGCCGGTCGTCTCGCTCACCATTTTCCCGACGGATGCGATGTCATCAAGAAATTCCCCAAGTCCCCTCCCATGGAGGGCGCTCATGGTGTAAAGCTTCTCCGCTCCCAATCCGTAGAACTCCGCGGCATCGGCCTCTCTTTTTTCTGAATCCACCTTGTTGATCACATAAAAGACAGGTTTTTCGTATTTTCTAATTATCCGGGCAATCTCCACATCCTGTGGCAACATACCGTCTTTTCCGTCCAGTACGAAGATTATAATCGCCGACTCTTCCATGGATATTTCTATCTGCTTCTTCACGAGAGGGAAAAATCCCTCGTCACTCGACGGTTCAAACCCCCCCGTATCGACTAGGACAAATTCCTGACCCGAGTACTCGAATACCCCGTAATTACGATCCCTCGTCACACCCGGAATGTCTTCCGTTATTGCTTTCCTGTGACCTATTAACCTGTTAAACAGTGTCGATTTCCCCACATTGGGACGACCCACGATACTTATAATCGGTTTCAATACACCGCACCTATCCTTTAAATCGCAAAATGAGGCTTAAAATGAAGCCTATGAGCGGCAGCAACATGATAGCTTCCAAGGCAAGCGGCACACCCATGGTATCCGCGATGACCCCAAGGAGTGTCACTCCAACACCTCCGGCGCCGATGGCGAAACCAACCAGGAGGCCGGATGCGACCCCGAGCCTGTGGGGGAGCAGTTTTTGGCCTATTACCACGGTAACGGAGAAGGTAGAGACAATAAGCGCCCCTTCTACTCCAAGAACCACGAAAAGAAGCCAGCTTTGGTTAATGAATGGGACGAACATCAGGGGCAGCACAATGGTACCAAGGAACATGGTAAGTCTCAAAAAAGTCCTGAGGCCGATCCTGTCGGCTATGGGAGACCCTATGAGCGTCCCAAGGGCGCCGCACACGAGGAATGTGAAAACGAGTTTCCCGGCAAAGACGGGCTCCCCTTTCAGATAGTTTATGTAATAAAAGGGTATGTAACTGACCAAACCCATCTGGGTCCATGTCCGTGCCACCACTATCCCGATAACCGTGATAAGGGAGAGCATCGCCCCTTTGGGCGCTGCGGCAGCCGCTGTCTGCCTGTCGGCATGCTCCATTGCGGGGATCGCCACGGTCTTCCTTGCAATGAGAATTACAAGCGTCATAAGGAGTGCCGGAAGGACTATAACCGGCAGGTATGGGAGGCCCAAATACTGGATGATGTAAACCACGCAGACGGGTCCCAGGGACAGGCCGAGATTGCCTCCCACCGAAAAAATGGACATACCCGTGGCGCTTCTTTCGCCGGTAAAGAAATGGGCAGTCTTGTATCCTTCCGGATGATACGCCGCGATCCCGAGACCGCTCAAAGCCGTGAGAACCAACACCAGAACATAAATATCGGCCAGCGAAAGAAGGGCAAAGCTCATTCCCGCGAAGAGAAGGCCAACGGGAAGAAGGACAGCTTTCTCCTTCTTGTCCGAATAATAGCCGAAAAGGGGCTGAAGTATGGACGAAGCGAAGTTGGACATGACGAGCACAACGCCGGCCATGGTGTAGGTAAGGGACAGCTTCTCTTTGAGAAACGGCAGCAACGCCGGCAGGGCCCCCTGATAAATGTCGACTACCATGTGCCCTAAAGAAAGTAAAAGGAGCGCCTTCAGGTTAAATTTTTTCATCTTCCAATATTCTTTTAAGCCTGAACAGGATCCGGCATGTGGCGCCCCATATCCTGTCGCCGTTGAAATCGAAAGAAGTGGCCATGATTGTCTTGCCTAAATGTTCGACATTTTCCATCACGGGCGTCGCTTCCATGAGATGCTTGAGGGGCATGAAGATCATGTACGCTACTTCCCCGGGGTTCGTCCTGAATTCATAGGGATAGGGAATAATCCCCACATACGGGGTGATAACAAAACCAGTGAACGTGTACATATCGTCTATTTTTCCGATAATTTCCACATCCTCCGCCGACACCCCTATTTCTTCGCAACACTCTCTGAGCGCCGTATTCATTGTGCCGCCGTCCTCATCTTCACACATACCTCCGGGAAAGGAAACTTCACCCTTATGCAGGCTCACCGTTTGGCTTCTCTTGGTAAGGACGATATAGACATTTCCATCTTTTTGGAAAATGGGTATGACAACTCCGGCGCATATGCCTTCGCACCCTTCAATTACCTTTGCTTCGTAATTTTTCAGCCTCTCTCTTATGAACGCAGGGGTCATCACGGCTTATTGTAACAGCTAAGAGGAAGGAAAGCAATTTTGAGCAGTTAACGCAAGGGTTTTCCGGAGAACATATAGCGCCGCAGGCGCTGACATTAGGAACAAGAGAGTGTCAATCCTTGGGACGCATCTTCTGCAAATTAAGGCGACAAGGCGGGAGCTAAGAGACGGCAACGACATTACGCCAAGAAAACGATTAGGATGGGTGATCGTATTCTTTCTTTAAGGCCGAGGCGGCATACCGATCAGCCCCGGAGACATACTTTTGACTAAGGCCAGGACGCCGGCTGTGCCAGCGACAACGGCATGGAAAAGAAAACAGTCGTCCATCAAAAGTCTTCATATAGTTCGCCGAACCTTATTCCCGCTATGGTCTTCTCTCTGTACTGTTCCACGAATTTCTCCTTAGCTTCCTGTAAACGCTTCGACTGGACGCCGTTTTCTATTGAGGTATACGCTTCCACAAAGGCCCCAAGGTCGTCGGCAGCCTTTACAAGGGCGCCGTCCCTCGGGTTGAACTCATCGGAGTTGTATTCTGTCGATATCACCTCTGACGTGGTTTCCATCATTTTACCGTTTAAGGTCACTCTCCCCGCAAACTCGTTGTCGGTAAACATCTTCATCTCCTCGTGCCATACTTCTGGGATGAGATTGTAGACCTCTTTTTCCATCTGTTCGCGCTCGTATGTCTTTATCAGTTCCTCAAGACCCTCAATGGAACGCTTCACAGGCGAGATAATGTCCCTGGTGAGCACTTCCGGCAGGTCATGAAAAAGACCGGTGAAATAGTTGTTCACGCAACGCCTCGGACAGGCGCCGATCTCCATAGAAAAAAGATACGAGAGAAGGGCGACTACGAGCATGTGGCCCAGCACGGCGGTCCGGGGCTCCATATTTATATGACCCCATCGGAGCTGAAACCGCAGTTGGCCGCAGAGGTCAATGAAATTCCTGTATTTTTCCCACAAGGCAAGTTGTTGAATACCTGCCAGATCGTAGTATCCCTCCTGCTTTTCTCTAAGGAGGGCCTTAATCCGGCGTATTTCGTATCCTTCCTGGTTTGCCCGCTCAATAATGTCGAATTCCCATTGTGTGGAAAAGAAATGGGCGGCGCTCAAAATCCTCTTGTTGATCGTATCGTCTCTTTTTCGGAAGTAATTCCTGAATCCATCATTCAATTCTTTTCCAAGAGGCGAAAGGATGGGCTTGAGCCGATTGAAGACCCATTCATTGAGCTGCTGATACCTCTCGTCGTCCTGCTTGATCCGGTCAAAGACCTGGGGCTTTAGGTCAGTAATAACAAGGCGCTGGAGGAACTCAAAAAGCCCTCCCTCAATTATGTCGCGCCAACTGAAGCCTGGGGCGCCTTCTTCGAATTTCCCGAGGAAGTAGGCGATTATCATCTTATGGGCCTGTTTGTCAAGCTCACGGAGTTCAACGGAGCGGATCTTGTCGTTCCATCGCTGCATACTGGCAGCCTCTTGGATGGCAAGTATGAAAGCCTTTCTCATATATTAAGGATACCAGCGTGTTACGAAATTAGCAAGGAGGTTAATTGACTTAAATAACAGAAGCCTTCTGTTGGCAAAATAGATATCCTCTCGCACGATTAGAGACTTCTGGTAAAAACGCTTGTTTTATGTTATACAGAATGCGGAGAAACAAGGACGACAATGTATTTTCAGGACCTTATCTTTGCGCTACAGAAATTTTGGGCCGATCGGGGATGCGTGATTCAGCAGCCTTACGATATAGAGGTCGGCGCGGGAACATTCCACCCTGCCACATTCCTTAGATCCTTAGGCCCTGAGCCGTGGAACGTGGCGTATGTCCAGCCGTCAAGAAGACCAGCCGACGGACGCTACGGCGAAAATCCCAACCGGCTTCAGCACTACTACCAGTTTCAGGTTATAATGAAGCCGTCTCCAAAGGACATCCAGAATCTCTACATTGAGAGCCTCCGGAGTTTCGGGATAGACCCCGCTTACCACGACATACGGTTCGTGGAGGACGACTGGGAATCACCTACTCTCGGTGCGTGGGGTCTGGGCTGGGAGGTATGGCTTGACGGAATGGAGATTACCCAGTTTACCTATTTCCAGCAGACGGGCGGCATAAGTCTCGCCCCCATTACCGTGGAAATCACCTATGGCGCAGAACGGATAGCCATGTATCTCCAGGATGTGGACAGCGTCTACAATATAGCATGGAACAAGGATGTTCTTTACGGAGACATCTACCTTGAACCGGAAAGAGAATATTCCACATATAATTTTGAAGAATCTGATGCGTCCACGCTAAGGGGCATGTTCGACGTGTGTGAGCGGGAAGGAGAAAAACTCACCACCGGAAGGGAACTCGTCTATCCTTCCTACGATTATTGCCTCAAGTGTTCTCACATATTCAATCTCCTTGACGCAAGAGGGGCGATAAGCGTGACCGAGAGGGCGAACTACATCGGCAGGGTAAGAAATCTGGCGAAGTTGTGCGCTGAACTTTATATTAAGAAAAGGGAAGCCCAAGGGTTTCCGCTATTGAAAAATACTTAAACATTAACCATGCACAGCGAAAAGTTGAAAAATTTTTGCAGATATGAGACGGGATTTTTCCTTCAAAAAGGAGCGTTATGAGCGACTTTTTGCTTGAGATAGGTACGGAAGAGATACCGGCGCGGTTCCTAGGACCCGCGAAGGAAGGTCTCTATAAACTGTTGAAAGACGCGCTCGGCGTGGCGTGGATATCCTCAGACAATCCTAAAGTATACGCAACGCCCAGGAGGATAGCGGTCATCATAAGGAATGTGGCCGAGAAGCAGGAAGACAGCGTCTCTATAAAGTACGGCCCTCCATACAACAAGGCTTTCAACGCCCAGGGACAACCAACTCCCGCTGCCACAGGGTTTGCGAAATCCCAAGGGGTCGCCCTTGATGACCTCAAAAAAGGCATCAAAGACGGGGTCGAGTTCGTTACCGTGGAGAAAAAGGAAGGCGGAAAGGCCGCAATAGACGTCCTCCCGGGAATCCTTAAAGACGTGGTCTCCCGCATCCCCTTTCAGAAGCGGATGAGATGGGGTGGCGAGAGCTTCGAGTTTGCAAGGCCTATCCAGTGGCTTGTGGCCCTTTTCGGTGAATCCGTCATTGAATTCAATATTGCGGACGTAAAAAGTGGCAGGACGACGCTTGCCCACCGGTTTCTCTCCAAAGGGCCTATCGAGCTTCGTAACCCTTCAGAATATATCGATAAACTAAGAGAAAATTTCGTGGTCCTTGATGAAGAGGAACGGCTCGATGTAATCCGTAAGGGGATTAGCAAGATTGAGGAAGAAACAGGCGGCCATGTGGTAGAGGACGAAAGCCTCGTGAGAGAGATCCTCTATATCACCGAGTACCCTTACCCATTGTGCGGCTCTTTCGACGAGCAGTTCCTTGCGATCCCAAAAGAAGTGCTCATAAATGTGATGAAATCGCATCAAAAGTATATCCCGCTCCTGAAAGCGGACAATACCCTTATGCCCCGTTTTATCTGCTTCGCCAATACGGCGCCCAAGGAAGATGCGAATGTCATCAGAGGAAACGAAAAGGTCCTGAGGGCGCGCCTGGCGGACGCCCGGTTCTTCTTTGACGAAGACCGCAAGACGGCAATCTGCGGTCTCTATGACCGGCTTTCCTCCATCGTATGGCACGTCAAGCTCGGTACCCTCAAGGATAAGACGGAAAGGGTGCACATTATCGCCGACTGCCTGGCGCTGATCCTTAATTACCGGAAAGAAGAGAAGATAGAGCGGGCGGTCAGGCTCATCAAATCAGATCTTCTTACTCACATGGTAGGGGAGTTCCCGGAACTCCAGGGGACAATGGGAAGGATTTACGCCGAATCCCAAGGGGAAGACCAAGAGGTCGCCAGGGCAATAGAAGACCATTACCTTCCGAGCGGCGGCAACGGCGCCCTCCCTCAGCACGGTCTCGGCTCGATCATGAGCATCGCGGATAAGATAGACAGCCTGGTCTCTTTCTTCTCCATAGGGATCAACCCAACAGGCAACCTTGATCCTTTCGCCCTGAGACGACAGGCCCTAGGAATAATGAAGATAGTAATAGGGAAAAAGCTTCACGTCCCACTCAAGGAACTTGTTGAAAAGGCCTACGAGAGCGGGTCCGCCATCCGTAAGCGGGTCACTCTTGAAGAGACGATGGCTTCCCTTCTTGATTTCATCATCACCCGCTTCAAATTCTCCATGCTGGAGGAGAACCACAACCAGGATTTTGTTGAAAGTGTCCTTCCAGGGGTATCCGAAGATATCTACGACGGGTATCTCAGGCTCCTTGCCTTAGAGAGCCAGAAGTCACTCCAGGATTTTAAGCGGCTCATGGTGGGCTTCCGAAGGGTGTATAACATTACAAAGACCCTCGCTGAAGACCGAGAGGTTGAAATATCTCTTCTCAGGGAAAAAGAAGAAAAGGCCCTTTTCGATCTCTACAAAGAGACGAAGGATACGTTCTTCTCGGCGATGGATGCGAA is part of the Syntrophobacterales bacterium genome and encodes:
- the glyS gene encoding glycine--tRNA ligase subunit beta, translated to MSDFLLEIGTEEIPARFLGPAKEGLYKLLKDALGVAWISSDNPKVYATPRRIAVIIRNVAEKQEDSVSIKYGPPYNKAFNAQGQPTPAATGFAKSQGVALDDLKKGIKDGVEFVTVEKKEGGKAAIDVLPGILKDVVSRIPFQKRMRWGGESFEFARPIQWLVALFGESVIEFNIADVKSGRTTLAHRFLSKGPIELRNPSEYIDKLRENFVVLDEEERLDVIRKGISKIEEETGGHVVEDESLVREILYITEYPYPLCGSFDEQFLAIPKEVLINVMKSHQKYIPLLKADNTLMPRFICFANTAPKEDANVIRGNEKVLRARLADARFFFDEDRKTAICGLYDRLSSIVWHVKLGTLKDKTERVHIIADCLALILNYRKEEKIERAVRLIKSDLLTHMVGEFPELQGTMGRIYAESQGEDQEVARAIEDHYLPSGGNGALPQHGLGSIMSIADKIDSLVSFFSIGINPTGNLDPFALRRQALGIMKIVIGKKLHVPLKELVEKAYESGSAIRKRVTLEETMASLLDFIITRFKFSMLEENHNQDFVESVLPGVSEDIYDGYLRLLALESQKSLQDFKRLMVGFRRVYNITKTLAEDREVEISLLREKEEKALFDLYKETKDTFFSAMDAKRYADALTVLVGFKETIDNFFDKVFVMDKNDAVKNNRLALLKKIKNMFLRYGDFPKIRVE
- a CDS encoding CoA pyrophosphatase is translated as MTPAFIRERLKNYEAKVIEGCEGICAGVVIPIFQKDGNVYIVLTKRSQTVSLHKGEVSFPGGMCEDEDGGTMNTALRECCEEIGVSAEDVEIIGKIDDMYTFTGFVITPYVGIIPYPYEFRTNPGEVAYMIFMPLKHLMEATPVMENVEHLGKTIMATSFDFNGDRIWGATCRILFRLKRILEDEKI
- a CDS encoding MFS transporter, giving the protein MKKFNLKALLLLSLGHMVVDIYQGALPALLPFLKEKLSLTYTMAGVVLVMSNFASSILQPLFGYYSDKKEKAVLLPVGLLFAGMSFALLSLADIYVLVLVLTALSGLGIAAYHPEGYKTAHFFTGERSATGMSIFSVGGNLGLSLGPVCVVYIIQYLGLPYLPVIVLPALLMTLVILIARKTVAIPAMEHADRQTAAAAAPKGAMLSLITVIGIVVARTWTQMGLVSYIPFYYINYLKGEPVFAGKLVFTFLVCGALGTLIGSPIADRIGLRTFLRLTMFLGTIVLPLMFVPFINQSWLLFVVLGVEGALIVSTFSVTVVIGQKLLPHRLGVASGLLVGFAIGAGGVGVTLLGVIADTMGVPLALEAIMLLPLIGFILSLILRFKG
- the der gene encoding ribosome biogenesis GTPase Der is translated as MKPIISIVGRPNVGKSTLFNRLIGHRKAITEDIPGVTRDRNYGVFEYSGQEFVLVDTGGFEPSSDEGFFPLVKKQIEISMEESAIIIFVLDGKDGMLPQDVEIARIIRKYEKPVFYVINKVDSEKREADAAEFYGLGAEKLYTMSALHGRGLGEFLDDIASVGKMVSETTGGALKGESEAEEGIRIAVMGRPNTGKSSIINRLLGSERMIVSDVAGTTRDAIDTTILFKDNEITLIDTAGLRRKSRVSGKIEEYSVSSALKTIEKATVVNLIVDAEEGLSHQDASIAHLVVAQGKGICVVINKWDLVKGTVSEEEYRRMTLERIPHAAFSPIIFTSAKTGVHMGQILQTDLRIYSQLTKRIDTAKLNRAFQLFYRKLNPSRQRNAEVKINYVNQAKTLPPTFILFSNHPELIQKHYKRYLENSLRSAFGFAGAPIRLVFKKKS
- a CDS encoding glycine--tRNA ligase subunit alpha, coding for MYFQDLIFALQKFWADRGCVIQQPYDIEVGAGTFHPATFLRSLGPEPWNVAYVQPSRRPADGRYGENPNRLQHYYQFQVIMKPSPKDIQNLYIESLRSFGIDPAYHDIRFVEDDWESPTLGAWGLGWEVWLDGMEITQFTYFQQTGGISLAPITVEITYGAERIAMYLQDVDSVYNIAWNKDVLYGDIYLEPEREYSTYNFEESDASTLRGMFDVCEREGEKLTTGRELVYPSYDYCLKCSHIFNLLDARGAISVTERANYIGRVRNLAKLCAELYIKKREAQGFPLLKNT
- a CDS encoding HD domain-containing protein; its protein translation is MQRWNDKIRSVELRELDKQAHKMIIAYFLGKFEEGAPGFSWRDIIEGGLFEFLQRLVITDLKPQVFDRIKQDDERYQQLNEWVFNRLKPILSPLGKELNDGFRNYFRKRDDTINKRILSAAHFFSTQWEFDIIERANQEGYEIRRIKALLREKQEGYYDLAGIQQLALWEKYRNFIDLCGQLRFQLRWGHINMEPRTAVLGHMLVVALLSYLFSMEIGACPRRCVNNYFTGLFHDLPEVLTRDIISPVKRSIEGLEELIKTYEREQMEKEVYNLIPEVWHEEMKMFTDNEFAGRVTLNGKMMETTSEVISTEYNSDEFNPRDGALVKAADDLGAFVEAYTSIENGVQSKRLQEAKEKFVEQYREKTIAGIRFGELYEDF